The DNA window TAGAGGCTTCTTGGATTACAAACCGCCAGATTGAAGCGGCTCGTATCGCGATGACTCGTTACATCAAACGTGGTGGTAAAGTTTGGATTAAAATTTTCCCTTCAAAGCCATATACATCAAAACCTTTAGAAGTTCGAATGGGTTCTGGTAAAGGGGCGCCTGAAGGTTGGGTAGCTGTTGTTAAGCCTGGTAAGGTGATGTTTGAACTAGCTGGAGTACCTGAAGAGGTTGCTCGTGAAGCTATGAGACTTGCTGCTCATAAGCTGCCAGTGAAAACAAAATTCGTAAAACGTGAAGGATTGGGTGGTGAAGCAAATGAAAGCTGAAGAAATTCGTAACCTAACCACTTCCGAAATTGAGCAAAAAGTAACATCTTTGAAAGAAGAACTATTTAACCTCCGTTTTCAATTAGCAACCGGACAATTAGATAACCCACTTCACATTCGTGACATTCGTAAGAATATCGCTCGTGCAAAGACGGTTTTGCGTGAAAGAGAACTTGGAATAAATAACGGTTAAGGAAGGAGGTTCTATACGTGACAGAACGTAATAATCGTAAGGTTCGTACTGGTAAAGTAGTAAGCGACAAAATGGACAAAACAATTACGGTAAGTGTTGAAACGTATAAAAAGCATTCTCTATATGGGAAACGCGTTAAGTATACAAAGAAATTCAAAGCCCATGACGAGAACAACCAAGCCAAAATTGGTGATGTTGTAAAAATCATGGAAACTCGCCCAATATCTAAGGATAAGCGCTGGCGTTTAGTTGAAGTTGTAGAAGAATCAGTAATTATCTAAGTAAAAATTAAGTATGACAAATGAGATATACTTCCAGACCTGAGAGGAGGTAAACGATATGATTCAAGTTGAAACACGTTTAAAAGTAGCTGATAATTCCGGTGCAAGAGAACTTCTTTGTATCAAGGTATTGGGTGGATCTGGCCGTAAATACGCGAATGTTGGAGACATCATTGTTGCTTCTGTTAAGCAAGCAACACCAGGAGGCGTTGTCAAAAAGGGCGATGTAGTAAGAGCTGTTATCGTTCGTACGAAAAGTGGCCGACGTCGTCAAGATGGTTCATACATCCGTTTTGATGAAAACGCAGCTGTTATCGTAAAAGACGATAGAAGCCCTCGTGGAACTCGTATTTTTGGACCAGTTGCTCGTGAGCTTCGTGAAAAAGATTTTATGAAGATTGTTTCTCTAGCTCCTGAGGTAATCTAAGAGCGGTCTAAAAGATAACAAACAAAAATTCAGTTCCGCAAGGAGGTGCGACTGTGCACGTCAAAAAGGATGACACAGTAATGGTGATTACAGGCAAGGACAAAGGTAAAAAGGGACGTGTTATCGCTTCTTTTCCAAAAGATAATCGTGTTCTTGTAGAAGGAATTAACATGGTGAAAAAGCATGCTAAGCCTTCTCAAACAAATCCACAGGGTGGAATTGTGAATCAAGAAGCGCCAATCCACGTATCAAACGTTATGCCGATCGATCCTAAGACTGGAAACCCAACTCGTGTTGGTTACAAGGTTTTAGACAGCGGTAAAAAAGTACGTGTTGGAAAATCCGGCGAGCAATTAGATAAGTAAGTAAGAAAGGAGGTCATTAGCTATGGCGTCAAGATTACAAGAAAAGTACAAAAGTGAAGTTGTTTCTTCATTAGCAGAAAAATTTAAGTACGACTCAGTGATGCAAGTTCCTAGAGTGGAAAAAGTAGTCATCAACATGGGTGTTGGTGAAGCGGTAGGAAATTCAAAAGCTCTTGATGGAGCTGTTGAGGATATTCAAACGATTACAGGTCAAAAGCCAGTTATTACTCGTGCGAAGAAATCTATTGCCGGCTTTAAAATCCGTGAGGGTATGCCAATCGGTGTGAAAGTAACACTTCGCGGGCAAAGAATGTATCACTTCTTAGATAAACTATTTAACGTTTCTCTGCCTCGTGTACGTGACTTCCGCGGTATATCTAACAAATCATTTGATGGACGTGGAAACTACACACTAGGAATCAAAGAACAATTGATTTTCCCAGAGATTGAGTATGATA is part of the Bacillus horti genome and encodes:
- the rpmC gene encoding 50S ribosomal protein L29, yielding MKAEEIRNLTTSEIEQKVTSLKEELFNLRFQLATGQLDNPLHIRDIRKNIARAKTVLRERELGINNG
- the rplE gene encoding 50S ribosomal protein L5, which translates into the protein MASRLQEKYKSEVVSSLAEKFKYDSVMQVPRVEKVVINMGVGEAVGNSKALDGAVEDIQTITGQKPVITRAKKSIAGFKIREGMPIGVKVTLRGQRMYHFLDKLFNVSLPRVRDFRGISNKSFDGRGNYTLGIKEQLIFPEIEYDKVDKVRGMDIVIVTTSQTDEECKELLTELGMPFQK
- the rpsQ gene encoding 30S ribosomal protein S17, translating into MTERNNRKVRTGKVVSDKMDKTITVSVETYKKHSLYGKRVKYTKKFKAHDENNQAKIGDVVKIMETRPISKDKRWRLVEVVEESVII
- the rplN gene encoding 50S ribosomal protein L14 translates to MIQVETRLKVADNSGARELLCIKVLGGSGRKYANVGDIIVASVKQATPGGVVKKGDVVRAVIVRTKSGRRRQDGSYIRFDENAAVIVKDDRSPRGTRIFGPVARELREKDFMKIVSLAPEVI
- the rplP gene encoding 50S ribosomal protein L16 translates to MLMPKRVKHRKEHRGRMRGKAKGGTEVTFGEYGLQALEASWITNRQIEAARIAMTRYIKRGGKVWIKIFPSKPYTSKPLEVRMGSGKGAPEGWVAVVKPGKVMFELAGVPEEVAREAMRLAAHKLPVKTKFVKREGLGGEANES
- the rplX gene encoding 50S ribosomal protein L24, translating into MHVKKDDTVMVITGKDKGKKGRVIASFPKDNRVLVEGINMVKKHAKPSQTNPQGGIVNQEAPIHVSNVMPIDPKTGNPTRVGYKVLDSGKKVRVGKSGEQLDK